The nucleotide sequence CAATGAGAAACTTCAAACCGAGTTCATCATCGGTCATCTGAGATTCGTCTTCCGGAAGCTCGATCTTGGCAGGCTTCTTTGCCGATGGTGCCAGCGGGCGTTCCGGACGTTTTTCCCGTTTGACAAGTCCCGCTTTTTCCATCAGGCTCATTTCGAACGGGTTCTCTTCTTCCGGCGGCGGTTCATCGGACTGGGGTGTATAGTTGATTTCATAATCGTGTTTGGCAATCGAGAGCTTATCTCCTGGCAGCAGCCACTTCATATCACAGCGGTCGCCGTTCACTTTGATCCCGTTGCGACTGTTCATATCACGGACGCGCCAGTAGCCATTAAGGAATTCCAGCTGGCAGTGATGCGATGAGATATTGGGAAACTGCAGCGTGATATCGCATTTACTGCGGCGGCCAATCAATAACACTTCAGACAGCAGCGGAATCGGGTCGCCGCCTCCACACGGGTTCAGTTCACCTAACATTCTGACTTCCTGGTGCCTCTATAATGTATTGTTTACCAAAAGATCATGAATTGCCCGCATGACTTTAATCTATACTGCTGGTCACACATTATAAAGTCTTTCTCTTCAGAAAAGTCAGATTTTGGGGATAGTTCAGGGGGACAACTTGCTCTATACTGGAAGATTCAATAGCGGGAGTCGGCTGAGTGGTCGCTGCGGATTCTTCGGAATCCGTGGAGGAAAGTCCGGGCTCCACAGGGCACGGTGGTGGGTAACGCCCACCGTCCGCGAGGACAGGGAAAGTGCAACAGAAAGTAAACCGCCGGGCCAGTTCGCTGGCCAGGTAAGGGTGAAACGGTGCGGTAAGAGCGCACCAGCAGACCGGGTGACCGGTCTGGCTAGGTAAACCCCACCGGGTGCAAGACCAAGCAGGGAGCAGTTCTGGTTCGCCAGAACACGGATCGGCCCGATCCGTTACGACTTCCGGGTCGGTCGCGCGAGGCTGCAGGCAACTGCGGTCCCAGATAAATGGCCACTCTCGACATAACCCGGCTTACAGGCTTGCTCCCGCTTATTGATTTTCCCTGCAACGCTCACCCGCAACATCACTTCGACAACACGCCCGTCGACCACATGTAGTCATATTGATTGTAATAAATTCTACAATATTGCACTTTTGACAACACGCCAGATCATTACCACGACACAATGATATTTTTTATGTCTATACTGGATATAGACTTAGGGCCTTTCCGCATTTTTATGGCACGGTAGCTGCAATAGTACTCTTTCATCAACAACAAGTGAATCACTTGAAAACAAAAAAGCCACTTTAAAAAATTCGAAACCATTAAAGGAGATAATGATGAAAAACTTCACACTCGCAATCGCAGCTATGGCAGCCGTTACTTTGATCAGCAGCACTTCATTTGCTGCCACTCCGTTCTGCGGCACCAGCAGCTACTACAACTCAAAATATGACACACGTTACAATTCCACAGCCAGCCGAAACTGGAATAACAACTCCTATTCAAGCTACAACAGCAGCTACCTGAATAGCCGGCCGTTGTTCACTCCCTACAATCCTGCTGTGAATCGTTACAACAGTACTTACACCGGGCTGTTCAACACATACCGTCCTGTGTCGAATTACACCTCGTCTTACTACAACAACAAGTACAGTAACTACAAAACCAACTACAAGTACAACAATGATCGTCACGATCGTTTTGACAATGATCGCCACGACCGACATGACCACGATCGTTACGACTATAAAAACAACTGGCGTCACAATCGCTAGGTCGAAATGAAAAAGGTAAACCATCCCTCTCTGGTCGGGTTCTGCCCGGCCAGGGGTTTTTAATAAATCATGCATGCAAAACGGACCCGCGCCAATCTGGTTGCGGGTCCGTTTCTGTTTTCCAGGCGTACGATCAAGTAGCTCTCTGAATCTGATAGCGCATAAAAAAAGACTCCGAGCTGATTTGCTCGGAGTCTTTTTTATTCAATGCCCAAGAGAGGATTCGAACCTCCACATCCATTACAGATACTAGAACCTGAATCTAGCGCGTCTGCCAATTCCGCCACTTGGGCCTGGTTGTTTTTCGTATCCCTTTTTAAAACAAGCTTTTACGTCGATTTTATTGCATCGAAATCAGAGCCTGCCACAGGGAAGCAGGTATAGTAAAGACTTTCCTCCCTTTTTTCCAGTCATAGATACGCGAAATTTCTCATATCGTGGTTGAGGGATCTTAACCCGAATAATCCCTGTAAACTGAGGTTTTTCGCATCAACAGAGTCTGTTAGACTTCGCATCCCTCTCTTATCTCATCTGAATCCTTGTCGCCGAATAATTCCATGCAGTCGAATCCAGGACTTTTTACGTTCCTGATCTTCATGTTGGCACCCACCCTGGGATGGACGCAAGACCACTTGCCCCTGGCCAATGCGGCCACCGCTGCGCGTATCAGAGTGAGTGATCCCCAGGAAACACAGACTTACTTTGGCGATTCTCAACCAGAAACAGCATCAGATACGCGCTACGCCACCATTGATGAGGCTACGGGCCCATTTGTCCCTCCCGAACCTGGTACGGCGTCACTCGATCCCATCGTTCAGCCACTACCGGAATACACAGACCTGTCGAGCAGTGAAGAAGCGCGTTTCGCCAGCCCGTTTTCTACCGATTCGAGCCAATTTGATATCGGGCTGAACCTCTACTCGGCCCCGCCATTTGCAGGCGGACTGATCGTATTCGGCCCGAATGTTGCCATGAAGATTGGTGGTTTTGTGAAAGCCGATTTCATTTATGATTTTAATCCGATTGACTCGACGGATTCTTTTGTGACCACCAGCATACCCGTCGACGCTCCGCCGCGTACCAATTCACGGTTTCACGCCCGTCAATCGCGGCTGAGTTTTGACACGCGCTGGTTATCAGATGACAGAGTGATCCGAATTTATGTGGAAGGCGACTTCTTCAGCGAGGATGACCAGTTTCGGCTCCGACAAGCCTTCGGTGAAGTCGGATCCCTGCTGGTCGGACGCACCTGGACGACATTCACTGACGTTGCTGCGGCGCCCGCCACACTCGATTTTGAAGGGTCGGTATCGAACGTCAATCGACGACAGGCGCAAGCCCGCTGGACGCAAATGATCTTTCACGAGGACCTGAAGCTGGCGCTCGCTGTTGAGGATACACGATTTATCATCGATACTCCTACTGGCATTACGGGCGAATCGCGGAGCCCGTCACCTGACTTCGTAGGACACTTACGGCTGGACCGGGAACGAGCTCAAATTCAAGTCGCCAGCCTGTTTCGTGTTGTCGGCTTTCAGCCAACGGGACAGCCCGTGATTACGAGATCTGCCTGGGGGCTGAACTTCACCGGAGTTTACCTCGTC is from Gimesia maris and encodes:
- a CDS encoding FHA domain-containing protein; the encoded protein is MLGELNPCGGGDPIPLLSEVLLIGRRSKCDITLQFPNISSHHCQLEFLNGYWRVRDMNSRNGIKVNGDRCDMKWLLPGDKLSIAKHDYEINYTPQSDEPPPEEENPFEMSLMEKAGLVKREKRPERPLAPSAKKPAKIELPEDESQMTDDELGLKFLIDGDDEQDDSA
- a CDS encoding DcaP family trimeric outer membrane transporter; translation: MQSNPGLFTFLIFMLAPTLGWTQDHLPLANAATAARIRVSDPQETQTYFGDSQPETASDTRYATIDEATGPFVPPEPGTASLDPIVQPLPEYTDLSSSEEARFASPFSTDSSQFDIGLNLYSAPPFAGGLIVFGPNVAMKIGGFVKADFIYDFNPIDSTDSFVTTSIPVDAPPRTNSRFHARQSRLSFDTRWLSDDRVIRIYVEGDFFSEDDQFRLRQAFGEVGSLLVGRTWTTFTDVAAAPATLDFEGSVSNVNRRQAQARWTQMIFHEDLKLALAVEDTRFIIDTPTGITGESRSPSPDFVGHLRLDRERAQIQVASLFRVVGFQPTGQPVITRSAWGLNFTGVYLVTETTKVYSQILFGEGIGSYRDLPDAAPTAVDQGGLLPMFGWMIGATHNWNESLSSNFTYAQNDLGTTAFQNPNDVDQTTYLSANLIWSPLERVKVGVEYLYGTRTNVNGAMGDAHRLQASFIFDLP